The following are from one region of the Novosphingobium aureum genome:
- a CDS encoding alginate export family protein: MKTISAIAILATGCAALAISAPAQAKAGDPVKVSEDLTIDPIIDGLLRYEHVDQDQIDRDADALTMRMRAGAEVRSHGFAVLAEAEGTLAIIDDYNDTIPGNNGYLGAEPYSVVADPESIELNRLQLSWSGKPGSLTVGRQRIILDNARFVGNVGWRQNEQTFDAVRGQAKFGPVMIDATYAMSQRTIFGSESPNSHFDGDFAFIQAGVDLKGLKIKGFAHLIDYDTRLAYSSQTYGVLASGSVPLGDKFKLEASATYARQSDFGQSPLNYSADYIQGELGFSLAGFGVKAGYEELGSDDGIAAFQTPLATAHAFNGWADLFLSTPADGLQDLYGGLSKSLGNAGPLKGLKAAVIYHEFDSDTGGFDYGSEWDAQLGFTVANYAVLLKYANYNAKDFGTDTEKFWVQLGFKF; this comes from the coding sequence ATGAAGACCATTTCTGCCATTGCAATTCTCGCTACCGGCTGCGCGGCTCTCGCCATCTCGGCGCCCGCCCAGGCCAAGGCCGGTGATCCGGTCAAGGTGAGCGAAGACCTCACGATCGATCCGATCATCGACGGTCTGCTGCGCTACGAGCACGTCGATCAGGACCAGATCGACCGCGATGCCGATGCCCTGACGATGCGCATGCGCGCCGGTGCCGAAGTGCGCAGCCACGGCTTCGCGGTCCTCGCCGAGGCCGAGGGCACGCTCGCGATCATCGACGACTACAACGACACCATTCCCGGCAACAACGGCTACCTCGGGGCAGAGCCCTATTCGGTGGTGGCCGATCCCGAGAGCATCGAGCTCAACCGCCTGCAGCTCTCGTGGAGCGGCAAGCCCGGCTCGCTCACCGTCGGTCGCCAGCGCATCATTCTCGACAACGCGCGTTTCGTCGGCAACGTCGGCTGGCGCCAGAACGAGCAGACCTTCGATGCCGTTCGTGGCCAGGCCAAGTTCGGTCCGGTGATGATCGATGCGACTTATGCCATGTCGCAGCGCACGATCTTCGGCTCGGAAAGCCCCAATAGCCACTTCGACGGCGACTTCGCCTTCATCCAGGCCGGGGTCGATCTCAAGGGCCTCAAGATCAAGGGCTTCGCACACCTGATCGACTACGACACGCGCCTTGCCTATTCGAGCCAGACCTATGGCGTGCTGGCGAGTGGATCGGTGCCGCTCGGCGACAAGTTCAAGCTCGAGGCCTCGGCGACCTATGCCCGGCAGAGCGACTTCGGCCAGAGCCCGCTCAACTACTCGGCCGATTACATCCAGGGCGAACTCGGTTTCTCGCTCGCCGGTTTCGGCGTGAAGGCGGGTTACGAGGAACTGGGCAGCGACGATGGCATCGCCGCCTTCCAGACCCCGCTCGCGACCGCGCATGCCTTCAATGGCTGGGCCGACCTGTTCCTGTCCACACCTGCCGACGGACTTCAGGACCTCTACGGCGGCTTGTCCAAGTCGCTCGGCAATGCAGGCCCTCTCAAGGGTCTGAAGGCGGCCGTCATCTACCACGAGTTCGACAGCGACACCGGCGGCTTCGACTACGGCAGCGAGTGGGATGCTCAGCTGGGCTTCACCGTCGCCAACTACGCGGTGCTGCTCAAGTACGCGAATTACAACGCCAAGGATTTCGGCACCGATACCGAGAAGTTCTGGGTCCAGCTCGGCTTCAAGTTCTGA
- a CDS encoding formate/nitrite transporter family protein, translating into MAYLAPTEFVTKLIDAGESKIMMSTKDTLVRAYMAGAILALAAAFAVTINVQTGQPLAGAVLFPVGFCMLYLLGYDLLTGVFVLCPMAVWDKRPGCTWGGVARNWGLVFTGNFAGALTTAVLMAIYWTYGFSTEPAEVGAKMAVIGEKRTVGYAAYGAAGWLTIFVRAVMCNWMVSTGVVGAQISTSVSGKVIAMWMPIMLFFYMVFEHSIVNMFLFPTGLMLGGNFTIGDYLVWNEIPVVLGNVVGGLTFTGLMLYSTHRKTSPKRVVKIAA; encoded by the coding sequence ATGGCATATCTTGCGCCGACCGAATTCGTCACGAAGCTCATCGATGCCGGTGAGTCCAAGATCATGATGTCGACCAAGGACACGCTGGTGCGCGCCTACATGGCCGGCGCCATCCTCGCGCTGGCTGCGGCCTTCGCGGTCACCATCAACGTCCAGACCGGCCAGCCGCTCGCGGGCGCCGTGCTGTTCCCGGTGGGCTTCTGCATGCTCTACCTGCTGGGCTACGACCTGCTCACCGGCGTCTTCGTGCTGTGCCCGATGGCGGTCTGGGACAAGCGCCCGGGCTGCACCTGGGGCGGGGTCGCGCGCAACTGGGGCCTGGTCTTCACCGGCAACTTCGCCGGCGCGCTGACCACCGCCGTTCTCATGGCGATCTACTGGACCTATGGCTTCTCGACCGAACCAGCCGAAGTCGGCGCCAAGATGGCGGTGATCGGCGAGAAGCGCACCGTCGGCTATGCTGCCTATGGCGCGGCGGGCTGGCTCACCATCTTCGTGCGCGCGGTCATGTGCAACTGGATGGTCTCGACCGGCGTCGTCGGCGCGCAGATCTCCACTTCGGTCTCGGGCAAGGTCATCGCGATGTGGATGCCGATCATGCTGTTCTTCTACATGGTCTTCGAGCACTCGATCGTGAACATGTTCCTGTTCCCGACCGGCCTGATGCTCGGCGGCAACTTCACCATCGGCGACTACCTCGTGTGGAACGAGATCCCGGTCGTGCTCGGCAACGTGGTCGGCGGCCTGACCTTCACCGGGCTGATGCTCTACTCGACCCACCGCAAGACCTCGCCCAAGCGGGTCGTCAAGATCGCTGCCTGA
- a CDS encoding bifunctional protein-serine/threonine kinase/phosphatase: MAAQLTVRHGVCSLPGLKDENQDFADACVPGPVALTLKGAAFALADGISTSARGREAAQVAVSSFLIDYLATPEAWSVRTSAERVISAVNSWLFARNTGESDPHLEDGERERGLVCTFSALVLKGRSAYVFHAGDSRVTHVSHACARILTEPHRVDLGGGESLLARALGIGRQVEIDHRQVPVSAGDVFILTSDGVHDHLPPAALLAAARNEDCEEAARSLVEAALQAGSRDNLTAQVVRIDTLPDGHLDDVIGEDVTLPPAPLLSAGQHFEGLSILRTLHSGHRSHVYLVREEASGRRLVLKAPSTENAGDPDALRHLMLEEWVARRVRSGHVLQAPPPSSARRHAYALFDHLEGETLEDWAHVRRETDLAAVRAIVKQVASGLLALHRREILHCDLRPANVMIDGEGTVRIIDFGSALVAGLEEIAPRAADAIHAGTMQFTAPEIWLGHMPSRASDLWSLGALTYFLLTGSLPYGPRLSAARTRSAQRKLRYIPASEVNPQVPEWMDAAVARAVALDPAQRYAELSEFTYDLGKPNPSLAAVGPRPLLARKPERVWQAISALLAAALLASLLAPRAPGPVPSITAKTKERAR, from the coding sequence ATGGCCGCTCAACTGACCGTCAGGCACGGCGTCTGCTCGCTGCCTGGCCTCAAGGACGAGAACCAGGATTTCGCGGACGCCTGCGTGCCCGGACCGGTCGCCCTGACGCTCAAGGGCGCCGCCTTCGCGCTTGCGGACGGGATCAGTACCAGTGCGAGGGGGCGCGAGGCCGCGCAGGTGGCGGTCTCCTCGTTCCTGATCGACTATCTCGCGACCCCGGAAGCCTGGTCGGTGCGCACCAGCGCCGAGCGCGTGATCAGCGCGGTCAATTCCTGGTTGTTCGCGCGCAATACCGGTGAGAGCGATCCGCACCTCGAGGATGGCGAGCGGGAACGCGGGCTGGTCTGCACCTTCAGCGCGCTCGTGCTCAAGGGGCGCTCAGCCTACGTATTTCACGCCGGGGACAGCCGGGTGACGCATGTCTCGCACGCCTGCGCGCGGATCCTGACCGAACCGCACCGGGTCGATCTGGGGGGAGGGGAGAGCCTTCTCGCGCGCGCGCTCGGCATCGGGCGGCAGGTGGAGATCGATCACCGGCAGGTCCCGGTGAGCGCGGGTGATGTCTTCATCTTGACCAGCGATGGGGTGCACGATCACCTGCCGCCTGCCGCGCTGCTGGCCGCGGCGCGCAACGAGGACTGCGAGGAGGCCGCGCGCTCGCTCGTCGAAGCCGCGCTGCAGGCCGGGAGCCGCGACAATCTGACTGCACAGGTCGTGCGCATCGACACTCTGCCCGATGGCCATCTCGACGATGTAATTGGCGAGGACGTGACCTTGCCGCCTGCGCCCCTGCTCAGTGCCGGGCAGCACTTCGAGGGCCTCTCGATCCTGCGCACGCTCCATTCGGGACATCGCAGCCACGTCTATCTGGTACGCGAGGAGGCGAGCGGGCGGCGACTGGTGCTCAAGGCACCCTCGACCGAAAATGCGGGCGATCCGGATGCGCTGCGCCATCTCATGCTCGAGGAATGGGTGGCGCGCCGGGTGCGCAGCGGGCATGTCCTGCAGGCCCCGCCACCATCCTCGGCGCGCCGCCATGCCTATGCGCTCTTCGATCACTTGGAAGGCGAGACGCTCGAGGACTGGGCTCATGTGCGCCGCGAGACCGACCTCGCCGCAGTGCGCGCGATCGTCAAGCAGGTGGCGAGCGGGCTGCTCGCGCTGCATCGCCGCGAGATCCTGCATTGTGACTTGCGGCCCGCCAACGTCATGATCGATGGGGAGGGTACCGTTCGGATCATCGATTTCGGATCGGCACTGGTCGCGGGCCTCGAGGAAATCGCACCGCGTGCCGCGGACGCGATCCATGCCGGAACCATGCAGTTCACCGCGCCCGAGATATGGCTGGGACACATGCCCAGCCGCGCCTCGGACCTGTGGTCGCTGGGCGCGCTGACCTATTTCCTGCTCACCGGAAGCCTTCCCTACGGCCCGCGGCTGAGCGCGGCGCGCACGCGCAGTGCCCAGCGCAAGCTGCGCTATATCCCCGCAAGCGAGGTGAACCCGCAGGTGCCTGAGTGGATGGACGCGGCCGTGGCCCGCGCCGTCGCGCTCGACCCCGCGCAGCGTTACGCCGAGCTATCGGAATTCACCTACGATCTGGGCAAGCCGAACCCCTCGCTTGCCGCAGTGGGCCCGCGTCCGCTGCTCGCCCGCAAGCCCGAGCGGGTGTGGCAGGCGATCAGTGCGCTGCTGGCCGCAGCGCTGCTGGCCTCGCTGCTGGCGCCGCGCGCGCCCGGCCCAGTTCCATCCATCACCGCCAAGACCAAGGAGAGAGCACGATGA